Proteins from a single region of Deinococcus aerolatus:
- a CDS encoding long-chain-fatty-acid--CoA ligase — protein MTQFGPAHSDPAHSDPARSGPAQPPRPLSPSTRYWPPGLPVSLDVPQTSLYDNLQVSARRYPGKAALWYYGREVRYRELLAETDALSGHLAAAGVQRGDRVLIAMQNSPQWVAAAHAIWRLGAVLVPLPPMLGADEYRYFLEDAGISVGLLGGEQYPALRAAGLVHAVVADLSEGTTLPLPAGLDARPDLQAGDVDWQTALRAAPAPVAAVTSDDLAALPYTSGTTGKPKGAMHTHGGVQANVTGSAVMRGANPADVLLMTLPLFHVSAFIHDMLMGLYLGNRVVMMARWDKALARQLTRTQGVTVWFAITTLVVDLLSLPDLSAADLPTLRMIVGGGAAMPEALARQLRDLSGLTFVEGYGLTETISQSHFNPMHRPKLQCLGLPVFDVDSRIVDPETGQECPAGEVGEIVTRGPQVFRGYRNRPEATAEAFMELDGLQFFRTGDLGYVDEEGYFFFVDRLKRMVNVGGMKVWPAEIEALLHAHPAVQEACVIAVPDGRTGERVRAVIVARPGARQDEAELIAWAREHMAHYKAPREVQFVGALPRGATGKVAWRAMQDAARDADVRNA, from the coding sequence ATGACCCAGTTCGGCCCAGCCCACTCTGATCCGGCGCACTCCGATCCGGCCCGGTCCGGCCCCGCGCAGCCACCCCGGCCTCTCAGCCCCAGCACCCGTTACTGGCCGCCCGGGCTGCCGGTCAGCCTGGATGTGCCGCAGACCAGCCTGTACGACAACCTGCAGGTGTCGGCCCGCCGGTACCCCGGCAAGGCGGCGCTGTGGTACTACGGCCGGGAGGTCCGGTACCGTGAGCTGCTGGCCGAGACCGACGCGCTGAGCGGTCACCTGGCGGCCGCGGGCGTGCAGCGGGGAGACCGGGTGCTGATCGCCATGCAGAACAGCCCGCAGTGGGTGGCGGCGGCGCACGCGATCTGGCGGCTGGGCGCGGTGCTGGTGCCGCTGCCCCCCATGCTCGGAGCCGACGAGTACCGCTACTTCCTGGAAGACGCGGGCATCTCGGTTGGCCTGCTGGGCGGCGAGCAGTACCCGGCCCTCAGGGCGGCGGGGCTGGTCCACGCCGTCGTCGCGGACCTGTCGGAAGGCACGACGCTGCCGCTGCCGGCGGGACTGGACGCCAGGCCTGACCTTCAGGCCGGAGATGTGGACTGGCAGACGGCCCTGAGGGCCGCGCCCGCGCCGGTGGCAGCAGTGACGTCGGATGACCTGGCCGCGCTGCCCTACACCAGCGGCACCACCGGCAAGCCCAAGGGCGCGATGCACACCCACGGCGGCGTGCAGGCCAATGTGACCGGCAGCGCGGTGATGCGCGGCGCGAACCCTGCCGACGTGCTGCTGATGACACTGCCGCTGTTTCACGTCTCGGCGTTCATCCACGACATGCTGATGGGCCTGTACCTGGGCAACCGCGTGGTGATGATGGCCCGCTGGGACAAGGCGCTGGCCAGACAGCTGACCCGGACCCAGGGCGTGACCGTGTGGTTTGCCATCACGACGCTGGTGGTGGACCTGCTGAGCCTGCCGGACCTGTCGGCCGCCGACCTGCCCACGCTGCGGATGATCGTGGGGGGCGGCGCGGCGATGCCCGAAGCGCTGGCGCGGCAGCTGCGTGACCTGAGCGGCCTGACCTTCGTGGAGGGCTACGGCCTGACCGAGACCATCTCGCAGAGCCACTTCAACCCCATGCACCGCCCCAAGCTGCAGTGCCTGGGCCTCCCGGTGTTCGACGTGGACTCACGCATCGTCGACCCGGAAACGGGTCAGGAATGCCCGGCGGGCGAGGTCGGGGAAATCGTGACACGCGGGCCGCAGGTGTTCCGGGGCTACCGGAACAGGCCCGAGGCCACCGCCGAAGCCTTCATGGAGCTTGACGGCCTGCAGTTCTTCCGCACCGGGGACCTGGGCTACGTGGACGAGGAGGGGTATTTCTTCTTCGTCGACCGGCTCAAGCGCATGGTGAACGTGGGCGGCATGAAGGTCTGGCCTGCTGAGATAGAGGCGCTGCTGCACGCCCACCCTGCCGTGCAGGAGGCCTGCGTGATCGCGGTGCCCGACGGGCGGACCGGCGAGCGGGTGCGCGCGGTGATCGTGGCCCGCCCCGGCGCGCGCCAGGATGAGGCGGAACTGATCGCGTGGGCGCGCGAACACATGGCCCACTACAAGGCCCCGCGCGAGGTGCAGTTTGTGGGTGCCCTGCCGCGCGGCGCAACCGGCAAGGTGGCGTGGCGGGCGATGCAGGACGCCGCCCGGGACGCGGACGTGAGGAACGCCTGA
- a CDS encoding ATP-binding protein: MSFSPDNSALEGLGTPQAASVDLRLLSQALAASVNSAVIADARLPDLPIIYVNPAFERLSGYLAVEVIGRNCRFLQGQDPNPGPRAAIRAAIREGHSTTALLRNYRPDGTLFHNELTISPIRDAAGTVTHFFGFQTDVTAREATSALLAGLQSVTGELAAARTQQAAFDLLLGPALEAVGATGGAALLAHGNRLNVAARRGAASASVWQDGSLGSAGPGADALRSGQPLFFGHSGALTAAYPGLEGRTGGAAAVASAVLPMQADGRPLGIIVLDFREPHEFAPEERYFLLTLASQFALALGRIHFAETLEQQVRDRTAELEAQRDLLQVSNEELEAFTYSVSHDLRTPVRHIISFSNLLRRSLPAPLSDKAERYFGIVRTAADTLNTLIDGMLDVSRASRQPLSPVQVDLDRVFAAVRHELSVAHPQRQIVWQIGPLPTVPGDLRLLRRVVTALLDNAVKYSRGREPAVVTVWAEDQGHTWAVYVQDNGVGFNPQYRDKLFTMFQRLHRQEEFEGAAVSLANARRIVTRHGGTVTAHGEPDLGATFGFVLPREADDAPAA; the protein is encoded by the coding sequence ATGAGCTTCAGCCCGGACAATAGCGCGCTGGAGGGTCTCGGCACCCCACAGGCGGCCAGCGTCGATCTGCGGCTGCTCAGCCAGGCCCTCGCCGCCAGTGTCAACAGCGCCGTCATTGCAGACGCGCGCCTGCCAGACCTTCCCATCATCTACGTCAATCCCGCCTTCGAACGCCTGAGCGGGTACCTGGCGGTCGAGGTGATCGGGCGCAACTGCCGGTTTCTCCAGGGCCAGGACCCCAATCCCGGCCCCAGGGCGGCCATCCGCGCCGCCATCCGGGAGGGGCACAGCACCACCGCGCTGCTGCGCAACTACCGCCCGGACGGCACCCTGTTCCACAACGAATTGACCATCAGCCCCATCCGGGACGCGGCAGGAACCGTCACCCACTTCTTCGGATTTCAGACGGACGTGACCGCGCGGGAGGCGACGTCCGCCCTGCTGGCCGGCCTTCAGAGCGTGACTGGGGAACTGGCCGCCGCGCGAACCCAGCAGGCGGCGTTTGACCTCCTGCTGGGTCCGGCGCTGGAGGCAGTCGGGGCCACCGGCGGCGCAGCGCTGCTGGCGCACGGCAACCGCCTCAACGTCGCGGCCCGGCGGGGTGCGGCCAGCGCCAGCGTCTGGCAAGACGGGAGCCTCGGCAGCGCCGGTCCGGGGGCGGATGCCCTGCGCTCCGGCCAGCCCCTGTTCTTCGGGCACAGCGGCGCGCTGACGGCGGCCTATCCGGGCCTCGAAGGCCGCACAGGAGGCGCCGCAGCAGTGGCGAGCGCCGTGCTGCCGATGCAGGCGGACGGCCGGCCGCTGGGGATCATCGTACTGGACTTCCGCGAGCCGCATGAGTTCGCACCCGAAGAGCGCTACTTCCTGCTGACCCTGGCCTCACAGTTCGCACTGGCGCTGGGCCGGATTCACTTTGCCGAGACCCTCGAGCAGCAGGTCCGTGACCGCACAGCCGAACTGGAAGCCCAGCGGGACCTGTTGCAGGTGTCGAACGAGGAACTCGAGGCCTTCACCTACTCGGTCTCGCACGACCTGCGCACCCCGGTCCGCCACATCATCAGTTTCAGCAACCTGCTGCGCCGGTCCCTTCCCGCCCCCCTCAGTGACAAGGCCGAGCGCTACTTCGGCATCGTCCGCACCGCCGCCGACACCCTCAACACCCTGATCGACGGCATGCTCGACGTCTCCCGCGCCTCCCGCCAGCCACTGAGCCCGGTCCAGGTGGACCTGGACCGCGTGTTCGCCGCCGTCCGTCACGAGCTGAGCGTGGCCCACCCGCAGCGCCAGATCGTCTGGCAGATCGGCCCACTGCCCACCGTCCCCGGGGACCTGAGGCTGTTGCGGCGGGTGGTCACGGCGCTGCTGGACAACGCGGTCAAGTACAGCCGCGGGCGGGAGCCCGCGGTGGTCACGGTCTGGGCCGAGGACCAGGGCCACACCTGGGCGGTGTACGTGCAGGACAACGGCGTGGGATTTAACCCGCAGTACCGAGACAAGCTGTTCACGATGTTTCAGCGGCTGCACCGCCAGGAGGAGTTCGAGGGAGCGGCGGTGAGCCTGGCCAACGCGCGGCGGATCGTGACGCGGCATGGCGGCACGGTGACGGCACACGGCGAGCCGGACCTGGGCGCCACCTTCGGCTTCGTTCTGCCCAGGGAAGCGGACGACGCTCCCGCAGCCTGA
- a CDS encoding DUF1206 domain-containing protein gives MSSARAQVERAGRKVAPGLEVLARFGYASKGVVYGTVGFLALSLALGAGGTTTDTKGALLRLQDLPAGSVLLWVLVVGLVGYALWQLLRAVLDPEHQGTEAKGLVKRLGYAVSGVAYLVLAVFSARVAAQGSAPRNQNSESQTASDVLQLPGGQVLLGLAGVALLAVAANQLYSAYGARFMKRMAFTDVGARYRDTLKRVGQIGIAARGVLLTIVGIFLLVAAWRDKASVVIGTSEALAWLRDQPAGQFLLAAVALGTLCYGVWCVTQALYRRINVLD, from the coding sequence ATGTCATCTGCCAGAGCACAGGTTGAGCGCGCGGGCCGCAAGGTGGCTCCGGGCCTCGAGGTCCTGGCCCGTTTCGGTTACGCCAGCAAGGGCGTGGTGTACGGCACAGTGGGCTTTCTGGCCCTGAGCCTGGCGCTGGGTGCCGGCGGCACCACCACCGACACCAAGGGGGCGCTGCTGCGCCTGCAGGACCTTCCGGCGGGCAGCGTGCTGCTGTGGGTGCTGGTGGTGGGTCTGGTGGGCTACGCGCTGTGGCAGTTGCTGCGGGCCGTGCTGGATCCCGAGCACCAGGGCACCGAGGCCAAGGGGCTGGTCAAGCGTCTGGGCTACGCGGTCAGCGGCGTCGCCTACCTGGTGCTGGCGGTCTTCAGCGCCCGTGTGGCAGCCCAGGGCAGCGCCCCCCGCAACCAGAACAGCGAAAGTCAGACCGCCTCCGACGTGCTGCAACTGCCCGGCGGTCAGGTGCTGCTGGGTCTGGCGGGTGTGGCGCTGCTGGCAGTTGCGGCCAACCAGCTGTACAGCGCCTACGGGGCCAGATTCATGAAGCGCATGGCCTTTACCGACGTGGGCGCGCGGTACCGGGACACGCTGAAGCGCGTCGGGCAGATCGGGATCGCGGCGCGCGGCGTGCTGCTGACCATCGTCGGCATCTTCCTGCTGGTGGCCGCGTGGCGGGACAAGGCCAGCGTGGTGATCGGCACCTCCGAGGCGCTGGCGTGGCTGCGCGATCAGCCGGCCGGACAGTTCCTGCTGGCCGCTGTGGCGCTGGGCACGCTGTGCTACGGCGTGTGGTGCGTGACCCAGGCCCTGTACCGGCGCATCAACGTCTTGGACTGA
- a CDS encoding DUF1990 family protein, whose protein sequence is MGPLIRRRYWVELTGSGRPAGEVARHWRTHLADHAPKGLIWFRGLDHPIPPVEQGDRLWLRIFLIRRGRVVVEHVGSLGFRVRTLRLHPEAGTTDFRVIPGAAPGDLTLQIESLLRSSSTFDLLAYVLGVHAAQRLSWQRTLESVARYAGGRVVSQGTETLEMPVLQHTFTLPEPPEGGPEAAH, encoded by the coding sequence GTGGGCCCCCTGATCCGCCGGCGCTACTGGGTGGAGCTGACGGGCTCCGGCCGGCCGGCCGGGGAGGTGGCCCGCCACTGGCGCACGCATCTCGCGGACCACGCACCGAAAGGGCTGATCTGGTTCCGGGGCCTGGACCATCCCATTCCGCCAGTCGAGCAGGGAGACCGCCTGTGGCTCCGGATTTTCCTGATCCGGCGAGGGCGGGTGGTGGTGGAACACGTCGGTTCCCTGGGCTTCCGGGTCCGGACCCTGCGGCTGCACCCGGAGGCCGGCACCACCGACTTCCGCGTCATTCCGGGAGCGGCGCCCGGAGACCTGACGCTGCAGATCGAGTCGCTGCTGCGCAGCAGCTCCACCTTCGATCTGCTGGCCTACGTCCTGGGCGTTCATGCCGCGCAGCGCCTCAGCTGGCAACGGACGCTGGAAAGCGTGGCCCGGTACGCGGGCGGCCGGGTGGTCAGCCAGGGCACCGAGACCCTGGAGATGCCCGTGCTGCAGCACACCTTCACCCTGCCAGAGCCGCCAGAGGGAGGCCCGGAGGCGGCGCATTGA
- a CDS encoding dihydrofolate reductase family protein — protein sequence MRKVIVTEFLTLDGVYEDSTPWQRGYSPDSGPFKHDELFDSGALLLGRVTYQGFARYWPTATDTGAFGERMNSLPKFVATTTLTSLTWNATSLGEDVPGAVRALKEQDGRNLLVYGSGTLVQTLLRHSLVDELRLMVYPLVLGSGKRLFAGGDRLPLNLTASRDLGAGVLLLTYEPAPRR from the coding sequence ATGCGCAAGGTGATCGTGACCGAGTTCCTGACCCTCGACGGTGTGTATGAAGATTCCACGCCCTGGCAAAGGGGCTACAGCCCCGATAGCGGCCCGTTCAAGCACGATGAACTGTTTGACAGCGGCGCGTTGCTGCTGGGCCGCGTGACCTACCAGGGCTTTGCCAGGTACTGGCCGACGGCCACGGATACCGGTGCGTTTGGTGAACGCATGAACAGCCTGCCGAAGTTCGTCGCCACAACGACCCTGACCTCCCTGACGTGGAACGCTACCTCCCTCGGGGAAGACGTTCCCGGGGCGGTGCGGGCGCTCAAGGAGCAGGACGGCCGGAATCTCCTCGTGTATGGCAGCGGCACCCTGGTGCAGACGCTGCTGCGGCACAGCCTTGTGGACGAACTTCGCCTGATGGTCTACCCCCTGGTCCTTGGGAGCGGCAAGCGCCTGTTCGCGGGCGGGGACCGGCTGCCGCTGAACCTCACCGCCTCGAGAGACCTGGGCGCGGGCGTGCTGCTGTTAACCTACGAACCCGCACCACGCCGCTGA
- the yidD gene encoding membrane protein insertion efficiency factor YidD, whose product MPSIDASALTGIGLYQRWLSPHKGFRCAHAAFYGGESCSAAIARTVREHGLGAGAPAIAARFAACRQAYGHLSDQLTGGARVRGVCCCGPLPIPFRCG is encoded by the coding sequence ATGCCCAGCATCGACGCCTCTGCCCTGACCGGAATCGGGCTCTACCAGCGCTGGCTGTCGCCCCACAAGGGCTTCCGCTGCGCCCACGCCGCCTTCTATGGGGGCGAGTCCTGCTCGGCCGCCATTGCGCGCACGGTCCGGGAGCATGGCCTGGGCGCAGGGGCTCCGGCCATCGCGGCCCGCTTCGCGGCCTGCCGTCAGGCCTACGGCCATCTGTCCGACCAGCTGACCGGCGGGGCGCGCGTCCGGGGCGTGTGCTGCTGCGGCCCTCTGCCCATTCCATTCCGCTGCGGCTAA
- a CDS encoding phosphotriesterase family protein, whose amino-acid sequence MSAQTVTGPVPADGLGFTLPHEHVIFGYPGYQGDVTLGAFDHAAALEACVQVAGTLRSRGVQTVVDATPNECGRDPAFLREVSERSGLNILCASGFYYEGEGATAYFKFRFSLTDGLQEVYEMMLREVTEGIGTTGIRAGVLKLASSRDAIRPYERVFFQAAARVQCETGVPIITHTQEGRQGPQQAELLVGEGADPERIMIGHMDGNTDPDYHRETLKHGVNIAFDRLGLQGLVGTPMDTDRLRVLEALLGDGHAGRILLSHDSIWQWLGRPLPVPDAILPAIRDWHPTHLSDDILPELLRRGVTQTQITQMTVGNPARVFG is encoded by the coding sequence ATGAGCGCACAGACCGTCACAGGTCCCGTTCCCGCCGATGGGCTTGGGTTTACCCTGCCGCATGAACACGTGATTTTCGGGTATCCCGGGTACCAGGGGGACGTGACCCTGGGGGCCTTTGACCACGCCGCCGCCCTTGAGGCGTGCGTGCAGGTGGCCGGAACGCTGCGCTCACGCGGCGTGCAGACGGTCGTCGACGCCACGCCCAACGAATGCGGCCGTGACCCCGCCTTCCTGCGCGAGGTCAGCGAGCGTTCGGGGCTGAACATCCTGTGTGCCAGCGGCTTTTACTACGAGGGAGAGGGGGCCACCGCCTATTTCAAGTTCCGCTTCTCGCTCACCGACGGCCTGCAGGAGGTCTACGAGATGATGCTGCGGGAGGTGACCGAGGGCATCGGCACAACCGGTATTCGGGCCGGGGTCCTGAAGCTGGCCAGCAGCCGCGACGCGATTCGCCCCTACGAGCGGGTGTTCTTCCAGGCCGCCGCCCGCGTGCAGTGCGAGACCGGTGTGCCGATCATCACCCACACCCAGGAGGGCCGCCAGGGACCGCAGCAGGCCGAACTGCTGGTGGGGGAGGGGGCCGATCCGGAACGAATCATGATCGGTCACATGGACGGCAACACCGATCCCGACTACCACCGCGAAACCCTGAAACACGGCGTCAATATCGCCTTCGACCGCCTTGGGCTGCAGGGCCTGGTGGGCACGCCGATGGACACGGACCGCCTGCGGGTGCTGGAGGCGCTGCTGGGTGACGGCCACGCGGGGCGCATTCTGCTGTCGCACGACAGCATCTGGCAGTGGCTGGGCCGCCCTCTGCCGGTGCCGGACGCCATCCTGCCCGCCATCAGGGACTGGCATCCCACCCACCTGAGCGATGACATCCTGCCCGAGTTGCTGCGGCGCGGCGTCACCCAGACTCAGATCACACAGATGACGGTCGGGAACCCGGCGCGCGTGTTCGGCTGA
- a CDS encoding C39 family peptidase, translating into MLRLSLLPLLAGLALGGGAAALPSNVTLKNVRHEYQGPDNCAPVTALTVLGYHGTRVTQAAAAAAMKDYPGDPQVSSLELAAYLGRFGLRSVIRYAGDPDVLRELVSRGFPVVVQQRLRAGSNVAHFRTVYGYSGGSFLPPPTGGTPRCTANRT; encoded by the coding sequence ATGCTCAGATTGTCCCTTCTCCCGCTGCTCGCTGGCCTGGCGCTGGGTGGTGGGGCCGCCGCCCTACCCAGCAACGTGACCCTGAAAAATGTTCGCCACGAGTATCAGGGGCCAGACAACTGCGCGCCAGTCACGGCCCTGACCGTGCTGGGCTACCACGGCACGCGCGTGACCCAGGCGGCAGCAGCGGCAGCCATGAAGGATTATCCGGGAGACCCGCAGGTTAGCAGTCTTGAACTCGCGGCGTACCTGGGGCGTTTCGGCCTGCGCAGTGTCATCCGGTACGCAGGCGATCCTGACGTGCTGCGCGAACTGGTGTCGCGCGGTTTTCCGGTGGTGGTGCAGCAGCGGCTCAGGGCCGGGAGCAACGTGGCGCATTTCCGTACCGTCTACGGCTACAGCGGCGGCTCGTTTCTGCCACCGCCAACTGGCGGCACGCCCAGATGCACGGCGAACAGGACGTAA
- a CDS encoding tetratricopeptide repeat protein, producing the protein MHGEQDVKTRPGDPYAWWGVAKASLRLGNAETAAEQFDRAVNLGVPAIYYLYRQEAFEAWTQVGWYSRMLQVTGPALTSFPKSKELLKFHNVAREALGD; encoded by the coding sequence ATGCACGGCGAACAGGACGTAAAGACGCGGCCGGGCGATCCCTACGCCTGGTGGGGAGTGGCAAAGGCCAGCCTCCGGCTGGGCAATGCGGAAACCGCGGCCGAGCAGTTTGACCGTGCGGTGAATCTGGGCGTGCCAGCCATCTACTACCTGTACCGGCAGGAAGCCTTTGAGGCCTGGACGCAGGTCGGCTGGTACTCCAGAATGCTTCAGGTCACCGGACCCGCCCTGACCTCCTTCCCAAAAAGCAAGGAACTACTGAAATTCCATAATGTAGCCCGGGAGGCGCTGGGGGATTAG
- a CDS encoding WGxxGxxG family protein, whose translation MKRMIQSTLLLSLLLAPVPALAQTDTTTTGTTTTATTSDDGFDWGWLGLLGLLGLAGLRRRDDRTYPAGTTHTTGTGPR comes from the coding sequence ATGAAACGAATGATTCAGTCCACACTGCTGCTGTCCCTGCTGCTCGCCCCGGTCCCGGCCCTTGCCCAGACCGACACCACCACCACGGGAACGACGACCACCGCCACCACCTCGGACGACGGCTTTGACTGGGGCTGGCTGGGCCTGCTCGGCCTGCTGGGTCTGGCGGGGCTGCGCCGTAGAGATGATCGGACGTATCCTGCAGGCACCACCCACACCACTGGGACTGGACCGCGCTAA
- a CDS encoding EAL domain-containing protein, translated as MGTDGMDGLALYAASRHLQRKLWLSLDAHQISFQTHGPAFIVHSDAFSGLSTLTAGFTATEQHEVLATPWHGGEPDPWQTAPLEQWMHRLNSPWFADACQHLHFEVQPIVGLNDLDIYGHEALVRAHWDGQTLGAGPLLRAAAAHGQARAFDALARRNAITQVYPTLPPGQQLFINFSPSVVYNPDICLQTTFEACRQVGADFSRLVFEVTESEAFPDLTLLRRILKRYRAEGAQVALDDLGAGHTSLTYLAELRPDVVKLDRALIRGLHADDPRLPLVQALIAYAHGLDIRVVAEGIETAGELALVTALGSDYAQGYHLGRPAPQPVSGPLRTPQH; from the coding sequence GTGGGCACTGACGGCATGGACGGTCTGGCGCTGTACGCCGCGTCCCGTCATCTTCAGCGCAAACTCTGGCTCTCCCTGGACGCCCATCAGATCTCGTTTCAAACGCACGGGCCCGCGTTCATCGTGCACTCGGACGCCTTTTCCGGGCTAAGCACGTTGACCGCCGGTTTCACGGCAACCGAGCAGCACGAAGTCCTGGCCACACCGTGGCACGGCGGCGAACCGGACCCGTGGCAGACCGCACCGCTGGAGCAATGGATGCACCGGCTGAACAGCCCCTGGTTCGCGGACGCATGCCAGCATCTTCACTTCGAAGTCCAGCCGATTGTGGGCCTCAACGATCTGGACATCTACGGCCACGAGGCGCTGGTGCGCGCGCACTGGGACGGGCAGACCCTGGGAGCCGGCCCCCTGCTGCGCGCCGCCGCTGCCCATGGCCAGGCCCGCGCGTTCGACGCCCTGGCCCGCCGCAACGCCATCACGCAGGTCTATCCCACGCTGCCGCCCGGTCAGCAACTGTTCATCAACTTTTCGCCCAGCGTGGTGTACAACCCCGATATCTGCCTGCAGACCACCTTCGAGGCCTGCCGTCAGGTGGGGGCGGACTTCAGCCGGCTGGTCTTCGAGGTCACCGAGAGCGAGGCCTTTCCCGACCTGACGCTGCTGCGCCGCATCCTGAAACGCTACCGTGCCGAGGGCGCGCAGGTGGCGCTGGACGATCTGGGGGCCGGGCACACCAGCCTGACGTACCTGGCCGAGTTGCGCCCAGATGTGGTGAAACTGGACCGCGCGCTGATCCGAGGCCTGCACGCCGATGATCCCCGCCTGCCGCTGGTGCAGGCGCTGATTGCCTATGCCCACGGTCTGGACATCCGGGTGGTGGCCGAGGGCATTGAAACAGCGGGTGAACTTGCGCTGGTCACCGCGCTGGGCAGTGATTACGCCCAGGGATATCACCTGGGCCGGCCAGCGCCCCAGCCGGTGTCCGGGCCTCTGAGAACGCCTCAACACTGA
- a CDS encoding response regulator, producing MTRVLLVEDHRADVMLLQDTLEFAGMNWTVEDVPTFEAAARCWQATPFDLLLLDLDLPDGLGLELLTRALRLAAGVPVVVLSGLEDPRLAATALQMGAAGYVIKGLEAAEHLRRIIGPSTATRR from the coding sequence ATGACGCGGGTGCTGCTCGTTGAGGACCACCGCGCGGACGTGATGCTGTTGCAAGACACCCTGGAGTTCGCGGGAATGAACTGGACCGTTGAGGATGTGCCGACCTTCGAGGCGGCGGCCCGCTGCTGGCAGGCCACGCCGTTCGACCTATTGCTGCTGGATCTTGACCTGCCGGACGGCCTTGGTCTGGAACTGCTCACCCGCGCGCTGAGGCTGGCAGCGGGCGTCCCGGTGGTGGTGCTGAGTGGACTGGAAGATCCCAGGCTGGCGGCAACGGCCCTCCAGATGGGGGCGGCGGGCTACGTGATCAAGGGCCTGGAGGCCGCCGAACACCTGCGCCGGATCATCGGGCCGTCCACCGCAACCCGCCGCTGA